Proteins encoded in a region of the Streptomyces sp. NBC_01381 genome:
- a CDS encoding FKBP-type peptidyl-prolyl cis-trans isomerase produces the protein MSELTKPEIDLPEGDAPTELTIRDLVVGDGLEAKPGRVVRVHYVGVTFESGKEFDTSWDRGQTFKFAVSGGKVIKGWDRGVRGMKVGGRREIIVPPRLGYGNQSPSPLIPAGSTLVFVVDLLSVAV, from the coding sequence ATGAGTGAACTGACGAAGCCCGAGATCGACCTTCCGGAGGGTGACGCTCCCACCGAACTGACAATCCGTGACCTTGTTGTCGGGGACGGGCTTGAGGCGAAGCCGGGCAGGGTTGTCCGGGTTCACTACGTCGGGGTCACCTTCGAGTCCGGAAAGGAATTCGACACCTCCTGGGACCGGGGCCAGACGTTCAAGTTCGCGGTGAGCGGTGGCAAGGTCATCAAGGGCTGGGACCGCGGTGTTAGAGGGATGAAGGTCGGCGGCCGGCGCGAGATCATCGTTCCTCCGCGCCTCGGCTACGGCAACCAGTCACCCTCGCCGTTGATCCCGGCGGGCTCGACACTCGTCTTCGTGGTGGACCTGCTCTCCGTCGCAGTCTGA